One window from the genome of Nyctibius grandis isolate bNycGra1 chromosome 22, bNycGra1.pri, whole genome shotgun sequence encodes:
- the LOC137672841 gene encoding dnaJ homolog subfamily C member 18-like produces MTYTAEQLDGVRRIKRCRNYYEILGVGRDASEEELKKAYRKQALKFHPDKNGAPGATDAFKEIGNAFAVLSNPEKRLRYKEFRSDHKHVSTGQARHYDYYTDFETEIIPEEILNMLFGGRFPTGVSIFCVILILLVVIVVGVGHLRNKCNCSKDSEDK; encoded by the exons ATGACCTACACGGCGGAGCAGCTGGACGGCGTGCGGCG AATAAAGAGGTGCCGGAACTACTATGAAAtcctgggggtggggagggacgCCAGCGAGGAGGAGCTGAAGAAAGCCTACCGCAAACAGGCTCTGAAATTCCACCCGGACAAGAACGGCGCTCCCGGGGCAACGGACGCTTTCAAAG AAATAGGCAATGCTTTTGCAGTTCTGAGCAACCCTGAAAAACGATTACGATACAAAGAATTCAGAAGTGACCACAAGCACGTCAGCACTGGCCAGGCCAGGCACTACGATTACTACACAgactttgaaacagaaattatacCAGAAGAAATACTCAACATGCTTTTTGGTGGGCGCTTTCCTACAG GTGTCAGCATCTTCTGCGTTATCCTGATACTGCTTGTGGTCATTGTGGTCGGCGTGGGCCACCTGAGGAACAAGTGTAACTGCTCAAAGGACTCAGAAG ACAAATAG
- the LOC137672721 gene encoding dnaJ homolog subfamily C member 18-like: MTYTAEQLDGVRRIKRCRNYYEILGVGRDASEEELKKAYRKQALKFHPDKNGAPGATDAFKEIGNAFAVLSNPEKRLRYKEFRSDHKHVSTGQARHYDYYTDFETEIIPEEI, encoded by the exons ATGACCTACACGGCGGAGCAGCTGGACGGCGTGCGGCG AATAAAGAGGTGCCGGAACTACTATGAAAtcctgggggtggggagggacgCCAGCGAGGAGGAGCTGAAGAAAGCCTACCGCAAACAGGCTCTGAAATTCCACCCGGACAAGAACGGCGCTCCCGGGGCAACGGACGCTTTCAAAG AAATAGGCAATGCTTTTGCAGTTCTGAGCAACCCTGAAAAACGATTACGATACAAAGAATTCAGAAGTGACCACAAGCACGTCAGCACTGGCCAGGCCAGGCACTACGATTACTACACAgactttgaaacagaaattatacCAGAAGAAATA